A segment of the Brevibacterium zhoupengii genome:
GGAGATGATCGGTGCGCGGGATGCTGCGCCGCGGATCCGTGTCGACCAAGACTGCGTTCTCCTTCACTGCGGTCGGGCCCTGCTGCGGACGCGAACTCCGAGGTATCAGGTGCCGCGACGGCGACGATGCTGGTGGCGGAGGCGGACGGGAATCGAACCCGCCAGACCGAGATACTCGGTCTCACCGGTTTTGAAGACCGGGGAGCCCACCAGGACTCGGACGCCTCCGTGAAGAATCCTACCGTGGAAGGTGGGGGTCCTACCTTCCACATCAGGAGTCGCCCACTCATTGCCGCTGTTGCGAGACTGAGGTCATCGAGACAGAGATGGTGCTTCATGACGTGATCTGAAGTGCCGCTTCCAGATCTTCTAGGAGGTCGGACGAGTCTTCGATTCCCACAGACAGGCGGATGGTGCCTGGCAGAATTCCGAGTTGCCGGCGCTGCCCTTCCGACACAGTCGAATGTGAGGTCTTACTTGGCAGGCATGCAAGCGATTCGACACTGCCCAAGCTTGAAGCTTCGTGAATGACGCTGAGATCGGCAACCAACCGTGCCGCGCGATCGTCGCCGCCGCTGACCCGGAACGTGACGATGGCTGCGCCCTTCAGTCCCAGCTCGTCAGCGAGATTCCTATCAGCATAGGAGCTGGTCGTGGGATGTGTAACGGCCTCTACTCCAGTTGCGGATTCGAGATGATCAGCGATGATCTCTGCGTTCAAACATGCTCGCTCGGTTCTGATGACCAGGGTCTTCAAACCACGGTCCAGCAGAGCGGCTCCCTGTGGAAGAAGAGTGCTTCCAAAGACCACCGACGACTGACGAACAGCATCGATCGTCTCCTTGTCCCCGGAGGCCACACCCGCGGTAACATCCGAGTGCCCGTTGAGGTATTTGGTTGCCGAATGCAGTACAACATCGAAGCCGCGTTCCAAGGGCTTGAGCATCGGCGGTGGGGTGAAGGTTGCGTCGACGACGGCTTTCGCTCCCACATCATGCGCGAGTGAGGCCAGCGCGGTGAGATTCGCCAGGCGCAGCATCGGATTCGACAGGGACTCGACGAAGAGGAGGGCAGGAGATTCGGCGAGTTCGCGTTTCCACCCGGCCAAGTCATCCACGGCTACAAAGCGGACTGTGCGCCCGAAGTCGGAAAACTGCTGACGCAGGAATTCCGATGTCTCTCCGTAGAGCTCTTCGGCAGCAACCAGGGTTCCCCCTGGCGGGACCAATGACAGCAATGTCGTGGTGATGGCAGCCATGCCCGAGGAGAACAGAACCGCATTCTCAGCCCCTTCGAGGGCAGCGATCTTCTCTTCGACTGAATCGACAGTCGGGTTTCGGTTTCGGCTGTAATACCAGGACCTCTCACCGCCGGTTTCCTGGATGTCACGATAGTCATCGTCATCAAGATCGAAATTCACCGATGTATAGATCGCATCCACGATCGGCCTTGGTCCGGAACCGGCGAAGCGCCGCCCCTGGGATACGGCAGTTGTCGACATTTCGAATTGTGGTCGGATCTGCTTCATTCTTCTTCCCTGCTGGAGTACGAAAATTCGCGAAAGGTGATTCAGCGATTTCTACGGACCAGTAGTGTGTCAAGGAGGGAAGTCACGGTCACCGCCATCGTCGGAAGTGATTGAACGACCGCCCACTGGGGACTCCGATCGTGTCCGATCCTACCGCGCCAGGTGAGGATCCTGTCGCCCGGATCTGCGCGTATGGGCAGTGCTAAGCTGATTTCGGAGACGCACCGAGGTCATCCGATGTCGAGGGAGACATCTATGCCGATCGGCTATATCATCACCATTGTCATCATCGGGGTATGCACATTCACTGCCCTGATCAGGGCCACACGGCTCGGAATTCTCGCTTTCTATGTCAGCGTGGTCATCAACGAAATCCCGCATCTGGCTGCACTCTTCCTCGTGCTGTCCACTGCGCTGGCCCTGGTCGAGGGAGACCTGCAGGGAACCGGCGGCACGATACTTCTCATCATCGCCGCGTTCGAGCTTGTGGGCCTGCTCGAACTGACCAGGCGGTCGATCCGCGCCCATGCGGTGGTCAACACGGTTGCGGCCGATCACGGGGCCACGATCGGCGGTGGTGGTGTTCGACTCTGGCTGCGGCCACTCGTCTTTCCCGTACCTCGCCGGCCCGGAAACGTCACACGAATCGGCGGTCTGTCCTACGGCGAGCATCCCAAACAACGTCTCGATGTCTATCGGCACAGGAACAGCGAGCGCACTGGCCCCGTTCTCGTCTATTTCCACGGTGGTGGCTATTCGTCGGGAACCAATCGGAACGAAGGACGGGTACTGCTGCACCGTCTGGCCGCCCAAGGATGGACGTGTATCAGCGCGAATTATCGCCTGCGCCCGGAAGCAGGATTCGACGACCACCTCGCCGACGCACGCTCGGTGCTCCAGTGGGCTCACAGCAACGCCGGCATCCACGGCGGAGACGTCTCGAAGATCGTCATGGCCGGCAGCTCTGCAGGTGCGCACATGACCGCGTTGACGGTGCTCACTCCCCCGAAGCCTCTTTCGCCTCCTCCTTACTCGACGTCGTGCTCAGAGTCAGCCGACGCCGAGGTGGTTCCCCCGATCGCTGCTGCCGTGTGCCTGTACCCGTGGATCGGCCGGTACTTCGGTCGGAGCGAGGACGAGAGCCAACCGTCGACGCCCCTGGCCCTCGACCCCTCGAATGCACCGCCCATGTTCATCGCCCATGTTCATCGCCCACGGCGATCACGATTCCTGGGTTCCGATCGAAGCGGCTCGAGAGTTCCACAAGCATGTGCGCGCAGGGTCATCGAACGCGACCTGGTATGTCGAACTGCCCGGTGCCCAGCATGCCTTCGACGCTCTGCATTCCTGGCGCAATGCCTCCATCGTCGAAGGGATCGTCGCGTTCCTGCGTCCCATCGGCGATCTCGCTGAACCGGCCGATTCATCACGATGAAAGGACACTTCATGTCGGACTTCACCTGGGATCCCGACACCTACCTCGACGTCATGGCAGAGGAGATCCCCGACTACCGGCGGCTGCAGGCCGAACTTGCCGCAGCCGTCGCCACGGCGGATCCGCGCACAATCCTCGACCTCGGCGTGGGCAGCGGGCTCACGGCTCATCGGGTCCTCGAGTCGCTGCCGGAAGCGCATATCCACGGCATCGACGAGAGCGAAGAGATGCTGACAGGTGCCGCGCAGGTTCTCGATCCCAATCGCAGCACGCTCAGCCACGGGCGGTTGCAGGATCCGCTGCCCAACGGTCCCTTCGACCTCGTCATGTCGACCCTTGCGGTGCATCACCTCGACGGAGAGGGGAAGGCCGATCTGTTCTCACGGATCGCACGGGTTCTCGTCGCCGGCGGCCGGTTCGTCCTCGCCGATCTCATCGTCCCAGCCGATCCGGCAGATGTGGTCACGCCAATCGACGGGGTCATTGATGTGCCGAGCTCGCTCGCTGACCAGCTGGAATGGCTGAGCGCGGCGGGATTCTCCACTCGAGTGACCTGGCAGCACCGAGACCTTGCGGTAGTAGCAGCAGACATGGTCGATTGACAGACGGTGCACCCTTCACACCCGCTTTCACTCTTCTGACCGAGTTCACTCAGGGTTTGCTCAGGTGTTGTCATGGTCGACTTAGGCTAGCCGGGTCTCCCCGCTGTCTTTCCAGAAAGACCCCATGTCTTCACGCATCCTGCCTTCGTCGAGTAATGCCGCGTTCACCAGGTCATTCGTTCTCGTTCTCGCAGTGATCGCTGCACTCCTCGCTCCGGGGACGATGGGGCCGGGCGGACTCCTGGCCACCTCGGTGCCGGCGAGCGCTGCCCCGCCCAGCGATGAGGATCTGGGCAAAGACGGGTCGGTCCTCCGCTCCTCCGAGACGAAGCGGGTCGCACCGGGCCTCGAGGTCACGGACTTCTCGCGTCTTGAGGACGGCGGCTGGAACAACGGAAACGTTCTCACCGCCGATCTCACCACGGACTCCCTGTCCCTCGACGTCCGCGACACCGGCACGGTCGCCGGCCACGCCACCACGAGCGAGATCATGAAGGGCGGCAAGAACGGTGCGAAGGCAGTCGCAGCGGTCAACGGCACGTTCTTCGATATCAATCACTCCTATGCCCCCATCTACACCTCGGTGAGCAGGAACGGAATGCGGATCGGCTCTCAGACTCCCAAACCGGCGTTCACCCTCGCCGACAAGAAGGCCGCCGTGACGATGCTCTCGGCGGCTGGCACACTGACCGCCGACGGGGAGGAGAAAGACCTCGGTGGGCTGAACAATCCGAACCTGTCGAGCGATGCGATCGGCGTCTACAACGAAGCCTGGGGTGACTACTCCCTCAACCGGCCGGTCGGCGGACCCGATGTGATGGCAGAGGAGATCGCACGGGTCACCGTCGTCGACGGCACCGTCACGAAGTCCTCCGGAATGATCGAGGAGGCCGGGGATCCGGACGTTCCCGAGAACGGTCAGGTCCTCCTCGGACGTGACTCCGGAGCGAAGACTCTGTCTGAGTTCGAGGTCGGCGACGAGGTGGAGATCGAGATCGGCCCCAGCGAGGACGTCGACCTGGGCATCGGGGGAAGCCACCAGGTCCTCAAGGACGGCGAAGTCCCCGATATGGGCAAGGACAGCTTGGTGACCACCGCGCATCCGCGCACAGCCGTAGGCATCAGCAAGGATGGATCCGAACTGTTCGTGACCACGATCGACGGCCGCAGCGAATCATCGGGCGGAATGAGCCTCGACGATATGGGCGAGTTCTTCTCCGACATCGGCGCTCACAACGCCATCAATCTCGATGGCGGCGGATCGACGACGATGCTGGCACGCGAAGCCGGAGCAGATGCGCCCGCGCTGCAGAATGACCCCTCCGATGGAGAGGAACGCTCGGTCGGCAATGCCCTCGTCTTCTACTCCGATGCGCCGGCACAGACCATCAACGACGCGCAGATCGAGCCCGACGTCGAGGGCGAGAGCTCGGTGTTCAAGGGACTCCACCGCAGTCTCACAGGCACGGCCCTGGGCGCGAACCTCGAACCGATCGCCGCTTCAGGTTCCTTCTCTGCCGAAGGTGGCGTCTCGCTCGCCGATGCGGATGAGGACACCGCTCGTGTGGCCGGCGACTCGACAGGGACCGGACGGGTCTCCTATCAAGTCGGCGGTCACACTGCGCGGCAGGAGCTGCGGGTGCTGGGTGAGGCCATCGGCCTGCAGCCGAGCACTCGCGCGATCAACCTCGAGAAGACGGGGGCGAGCGAGAAGGTGCGCGTCCAGGGCTTCGATTCTGAGGGCCGACGCGCGCTCATCGAGCCACGGGACATCGATATCGAGACTTCGGAGGGGCTCTCGACTGAGGACGACGGAACTGGCGGCTTCGTCGTCACTGCCGAAGGCGATTCGCCCACGGGTTCGATCGCACTCACCGTGGGTGAGGCCACGACGACCATCCCGGTGACGGTCGGCACGGAATCCACCGAAGTGCTCGACTTCTCCGACCTCTCCGCGTTCACTGACGCCTCGGACCGCGCGACAGGCTCCTTCACAGCAGGTGAGCCCACCGATGACGGCAAGCCGAGCATCGACCTCTCCTATGACTTCACCACCTCCTCGGCGACCAGAGGCTACTACCTCGTCCCGAAGGAACCGGTGCCGATCGAGGGCAACACTCTGGCCTTCGAGATGATGATCCGCGGCGATGGTTCCGGTGCCTGGCCCCGACTGCAGGTGAAGACCGCCGACGGGACGACGACGAACATCGACGGGGACCATCTCACCTTCGACGGCTGGCAGAAGGTGCGCTTCACCGTGCCCGCCGGCCTCTCACAGCCACTGAGCCTCGAGCGGATCCGCTTCATGGAGACTCGATCGGCCGAGAAGTACATGGGCGAGATCTCGATCGCCGACCTGCGCGCGGTCTCCACCCCTCAGACCGATGACCCGACGACGCAGGCAATCCACGATCCGGCCCTGCTGAGCACCGGCTCCGTCACGGGCCGACCCCAGCAGGTCGCTGTGATGAGCGATGCCCAGTTCGTCGCCACAGATCCCGACTCAGGATCGGTCGAGGGCGCGCGGCGGACCTTGCGTGAGATCCGCAGGGCCGACCCGGATCTTCTCGTCATCAACGGCGATTTCGTCGATGAGGCCTCACCTGCCGACTTCGAGCTCGCCGAGTCGATCATCGCCGACGAGTGGACCGAGGACATCCCCTACATCTACGTCCCCGGCAACCACGAGATCATGGGCGGCGAGATCGAGAACTTCGAATCCGCGTTCGGATCACCGACGACTGCCAGGACCGTCGGTCGCACGAAGGTGCTCACCTTGAATTCCTCGGCCGGGTCCCTGCACGGCAGCGACAGCGAGCAGCTTCGTGCACTTGAGGATGCCCTCGCCGAGGTGGATGAGAGTGATCATCTCACCGGCATCACCGTGTTCTTCCACCATCCTCCGCAGGATCCGCTGCCGTCGAAGACGAGCCAGCTCGGCGACCGTCGTGAGGCCGCGGAGTTGGAGAAGAAGCTCGGCGAATTCCGGGAGAGCAGCGGAAAGTCTGCCGCGGTGATCAACGGCCACGTCGGAGTCTTCCACGGGGCTGCAGTCGAAGGAGTCTCGTACCTCATCAACGGCAATTCAGGGAAGAATCCGGCGGGCACGCCTGCCACCGGCGGATTCACCGGATGGACGATGCTCGGCATCGACCCCGGAGTGGGTGAGGTCGGAGATAATCCGAGCACCGCCGACCGCGTGGGTTGGCTGGCCGCAGAGACGAGGCCGCAGGTGGACTCCATCTCCGTCGATGCACCGACATCGATGGTGACCGGACAGTCAGCCGATATCTCCGCCGAGTTCACCCAGGGTGAGCGCACAGTGCCCGTCGGCTGGCCGGCAACGGCACAGTGGGGCGGAGACGGTGTCGTCATCGATGCCGGCGCCGAGGCGGATATGCAGAAGGCGACAGGAGCGAAGGTGCACGCCGAGGCGGCTGGATCCTCGGCACCCGAGGCAGCCTCCGAGGTGATCCGGATCAATCCGGCCACTGGAGAGATCACCGCCGAGAACCCCGGCACCGCAGTCGTTGAGGTGACTGTCAACGGCAAGACCGCGAAGACCACGGTCGAGGTCGCCGGAGACGGACCGCCTACCGGTCCAGGCGATGACAAAGGTGATGAAGACGCCGAAGGGTCTGACAACGGAGCCGATGAGGACGGGGCTTCCGCAGGGTCAGAAGACGGCACATCTGCTGCGTCGGACGCGTCGGATGACGGCGGCGACGAGGCGAACGGTTCGGGCAGTGCGGACAGCTCGGACTCTGAAGTGTCTGCTGGCGGCTCGGATGACGGCAGCTCATCCGACGATGGCTCCGATCAATCCGGCAACAGGGACGGTTCGGCGAGTGATGGCTCCGCGGCGAGCGGCAACGCCGATCCAGGGTCGAATTCGGACGGTTCGGGCGACGGAGGCGGAGATCTGCCGAGAACCGGCGGACCGGTGCTGCTGACGGCCGCTGTGGGCGCTCTGCTGGTCATCGGCGGACTCGTCATTGCGAGGTTCGCCCGTGCCCGCCTCGGCGGTCGGTCGGGGAACCGCCACTGATGGATCGTCGGTGCTGCCTCGGCGATCAGGCAGCGCCCGATCATGGTCGAATGAGCACCTGTAGCACTGGTCTCACCTCGGTGTTAGTCTCGCGGTATGACTGCCACCCAGGAACGTCTGACCTCATTCGCCCACGGCGGAGGCTGTGCCTGCAAGATCCCGCCCGGCGAGCTCGAAGAGGCGGTCAAGGGCCTGACCGGCCAGCCCGGTGCCGATGTCCTCGTCGGCCTCGACGACGGGGATGATGCCTCTGCCGTCCGGGTCCGCGACGACCTCGCGGTGCTCTCGACAGCCGACTTCTTCACCCCTGTCGTCGACGATGCCTACGACTGGGGTCGGATAGCGGCGGCGAACGCCCTGTCCGATATCTACGCAATGGGCGGGACGCCGATCACGGCGATCAACCTCGTCGGCTGGCCGCGCGAGAAACTGCCGATGGAACTGCTCACCGAAGTTCTTCGCGGAGGCCTCGACGTCGCCGCCCAGGCGAAGTGCCCCGTCGCCGGTGGGCATTCGATCGACGATCCCGAACCGAAGTACGGCATGGCCGTGACCGGCATCGCCCGTCCCGATGAGCTGATGCGCAATGATTCCGCCGAGGTGGGCCTGCCGTTGACACTGACCAAACCGATCGGCGTCGGCATCCTCAACAACCGGCACAAGCAGACCGGCGAATACTTCGCCGAGGCCGTCGCGACGATGACCGCGCTCAACCGCGACGCTGCGCAGGCGGCAGTGGCTGCAGGTGTACGCGCGGCCACCGATGTCACCGGCTTCGGGTTGCTCGGCCACCTGTTCAAAATGTGCCGTGCATCAGGCGTCGGTGCGGTCATCGACGCGGCCGCGGTCCCCCGCCTCGGCGGAGTCGATCAGTCGATCGCCGACGGGTACGTCTCCGGCGGAACTCGTCGGAACCTCGACTGGGTGCGTCCCAGCCTCACCGCCGACGACTCAGTGAGCGAGGATGACCTGCTCCTCCTCGCCGATGCCCAGACCTCGGGCGGACTGCTGGTCGTCGGCGAGATCCCGGGACAGCCGATCATCGGTGAGATCGTCGTCGGCTCGGGTGTGCACGTGCGGTGAAGTTGGCACGTCACTTCGTCGTCGTGGTGGCGGTAGCAAGCAGTGCCGAGGGGTGGACCTCAGCGTGCAGAATCGGGCTTCGGCCTGAACCGTTCGTGAGCAGCTGTGAGTAGATCGACCAGCTCCCACCGGCCCACTTCCAGCGGCTGGTTGAGAACGATCCTCTCCCCCTGAATTTCACGCGTGAGGAATGAACGGCGCGTCGACCGCCTCCCTGATCCCGAAGCGAACGCAACATTGACAGCGGGGAAGGACGGGGATTCCGGGCGATTGCCGAAACTCGCTGTTGTCACGCTGTCGACTACCGACCACGTCGCATGGTGCACGGTCTCTTCCCCGCTCTGTCCGTCGCGAATGAGTTCGAGGCTCTCCGGTGTGAGCTCGAGACGGTAGTCCTGCTGATGACGTCTGACGATGAGCATCGGGGACACCAAACCGAAGAGGATCAAGAGCACGACTGCGCACAGTGCTACGAATCCGTCGGCGCCCAACACCAGAACGAGCAGTCCGAGCAGACCCAGCGCCACGCTGCCGATGAGACGTCCGGTGTATGCGCCGGAGGACGCGCGGCCGATGACAAGCCGACCGTTCTTCTCGATGGACTCCAGTCGTATCGCGACTCTCTCACCCTGCGAGGCCCCTGCGGGGAAAATCAGTGATGACTCGTCCGCGGACTGCCGATACCCCGGCGTCTCATCGCTGCCCGTCATGTCTTCCATAAGCGCCCCATGAGTCCAGACTACGACAGATGTGCGGGGCTTCACGCTGAAACAAGATCAATGACCTGGTCGACCGTGCGGGCGTGCACGTTCGTTCGTGCAGGGCCCCGCATCCACTCGGTCCGAACGACCGTCTAGGCGATTCGATCCACTCGTGTCATCCGTCCGCCGTCGGTGAGGAGCGGCAGATTCAGCGCGGCATGACGTCCTGATCCCGGAAGCGCCTGAATCCGCTCACGAAGAGCCAATAGAAGACTCCGGTCAAGAGCGCGCCGAGGAGAATCTCCCACCAGACAAATGGGTCGTGTCCCCAGCCGATCAGGTGCATGAGGATCCGGACGATGGGAACGAGTATGGTCACAACTGCGGCCTCTTTGAGACTGCGCCGGTCGGCGAGCAACTCCTTGACTGCAACCTTCATAGGTTCCACACGTTACTGCACGTGCATTATTGTGCAACATGTGTTGTCGGAAATTCCGAGCATCCCTCACCGTTGACGCCACAACGCACCACTGCGGCACGTGGTAGTGCTGCTCCCAGTGAGGAGTTCCACCCGCTGTCCGCGTCAGGGGGGGGTGCCGCTTACACCCCGGTCGTGATCGAATCGCCAGTAATTCCGCGGGCGCGACGTTCTTCGAGGCGAGCGCGCTGCGGTTCGACCACGTGGCGCGGATCCTTCGTGGATTCGATGCCGGCCTCGAGGACCCCGAATCGCGTGTACGCCGAGGCGGCTGCAAGTGCCGCACCGCTGACCGCTGAGACGGCACGTAGTGCGGCTCGAGTCTTCCAACCCGCACCCTTCCCCAGCTTCTTTGCGAACACCCTGGCCCCCACCTCGGCGGCGGCTGTTCCGATCGCACCGGCGATGAGCAGCTTCTCCGCCCGGTGGAGCTTGTGGCCGGGTTCGCCCTCTTCGAGAGGATCCACCTCGGCGGGGTGCATGCCCTTCTTCATCCGATCCATCGTGATCGCCTCTCCGGCGGCACCGACCAGAGCGAGCAGGCGTGCCGGTCCGGTCTCCCGCACGGGAGCCAGAGCCATCGCAGTGCCTCCGGCAGCCACTGCGGCCGAGGACACGAAGACGTAGGAGAGACCGTTGCGACCGGCGGCGTTCCAGGTGGGGACCGCGGTGTCGCCGAGGAGCGCTCCGGTGTACGCGGCCAGAGGAGTGGCGAAGAGTGCCGACTCGAGCGCGGCAGGAGTCTCGAAAGCATGGAGAATTCGACGCAGCGGCCCCAGCGGAAGCCGCAGACCGGTCAGCCGGTCGACTTCGATCGCGGCAAGTACTCCCGAGCCGACGCCGAATCCGGAGAGAATCCAGGTGCCCAGGCTCATGGGCGAGCTGACTTTGAACACGCGCATCATGTTGAGGAAGCGTTCGGGACGGCCGAGGTCAGCCACGAGTGCCGCTCCCCCGACACCGGTCGCGGTGATCGCCGTGAGCCTGGTGGCGATGCGCAGACCCGGGCGGTCGCTGAACTGGGCGCCGAGGCCCAAGAGGCTCGAGCCGCCGGCCAAGCCGCCGAGGAACAGGTAGAGCGCGATCTCGTCGCCCCATGGTGGAGCCTTGACGATGGCACGTCCGTAGTAAGAGGAGAATTCGACATCCTCGACCATCGGCATCTCACGGTTGCCGTCGGCCCCGCGGTTCTTCCAACCCTGACCACCGCCGCGGCCACCGGGGCGACCACCTCGGCGACGCTTCTTCCGTCCGCGATCAAGCTCAGGTGGACGGTAGGAATCGTATTCGGATGTGCTCAATGCCGGCTCCCGAGAAACGCGAGTCCGGCGGCAGCGACCATGCCGAGTGCGGCCATGCCCGCCTTGGCATACATCTGGGGCAGGTCCTTCGTCGGCACCCGCGGATCCGGCGGCAGACCATAGACCTCGGGCTCGTCGAGGATGAGGAAGACAGATCCGGTTCCGCCGACGCCGTCGTTCGGGTTGGCGCCGTAGAGTCGGGCCTCGGTCATGCCTTTCGCGTGGAGGTCGGCGACGCGGGCGTGGGCCTTGTCGACCATGTCGTCGTGGTCGCCGAACTTGATCGACTCGGTCGGGCAGGTCTGCGCACAGGCCGGAGTGTCACCTTCGACGAGGCGGTCGTAGCAGAGCGTGCACTTGTTGGCCGTGTTCTTGTTCGGCACGTCCATATCCGCGGCCTTGCGGTCATCGCGATCGGTGGGCGTATTGATCGTGCCGTCATCACGGCGTTCGATGACGCCGAAGGGGCAGCCGGCCACGCAGGTGCCGCAGCCGTTGCAGACATCGTTCTGCACGACGACCGTGTCGAATTCCGTGCGAAAGAGTGCACCCGTGGGGCACACGTCGAGGCAGCCGGCGTGGGTGCAGTGCTTGCACACGTCCGAGGACATCAGCCAGCGGAAGTCCGCTGTGTCCGGAGGCGTCGTGTCGAGTTTGGCGATGTCCTCCGGGTCGCTCGGGCTCAGGGCTCCGGGTGCCAGCAGGTCGATGCCCATCGGCGGTGTCGACGGCAGACCGCCACCCGAGGCGCCAGCCCCATTGGACCCGGACTCTGCGGCTCCGAGGGCTCCACCCAAAGGCTGTTCACCTGCGGACTCGTTCGAACGTGGTCGGATCGTCGGCATGCCGAGGTTGACGAGTTTGCGTCCGGATTCGCGGGCGGCTTCGATCCGCTCGGAATCCTGTTCGATGAAGGCGACGTGACGCCAGGTGTTGGCGCCGAGGCTGCCCGTGTTGTCGTAGGAGGAGCCGAGGAGTTCGAAGGTCCCGTCCTGCGGGTTGTTGTTCCATTCCTTGCAGGCGACCTCGCAGGCCTTGCAGCCGATGCAGATCGACGTATCGGTGAAGAACCCTTTGCGCTCGTGCGCGGAACCGTGCCAGTGCCCGTCAGCAACAGCGTCATCCTCGACAGTCGTCGACATCAGTCCTCCTCCTCGTTTCCTCTATTGTCCACCGTATCGTCGCCGGTGGGCTCGCCCTCAGGAGAAGGCGCACCCTCGCCGAGGTTGCCCTTCTGAACGCTGTCAGCATCCTCGCCGATGTAGCCACGATCCGGATCCCCGTCGGTCGGGTCCCCGTCGTCCGCGCGGTTCGCGCCCACGGTCTCGGTCCTGTTCTCGTCGATGGAATCGGCGGGTCGAAGATCGACACGACCAGTACGGTCGTCGGCACTGTCAACGACGCTGGAAGCGCCATCGTGTGCCGAACCACCGCTCGCCTCGGCGTCGTCCGATTCCCCACTGTCGGTCGCTTCGCCTC
Coding sequences within it:
- a CDS encoding trans-sulfuration enzyme family protein, translating into MKQIRPQFEMSTTAVSQGRRFAGSGPRPIVDAIYTSVNFDLDDDDYRDIQETGGERSWYYSRNRNPTVDSVEEKIAALEGAENAVLFSSGMAAITTTLLSLVPPGGTLVAAEELYGETSEFLRQQFSDFGRTVRFVAVDDLAGWKRELAESPALLFVESLSNPMLRLANLTALASLAHDVGAKAVVDATFTPPPMLKPLERGFDVVLHSATKYLNGHSDVTAGVASGDKETIDAVRQSSVVFGSTLLPQGAALLDRGLKTLVIRTERACLNAEIIADHLESATGVEAVTHPTTSSYADRNLADELGLKGAAIVTFRVSGGDDRAARLVADLSVIHEASSLGSVESLACLPSKTSHSTVSEGQRRQLGILPGTIRLSVGIEDSSDLLEDLEAALQITS
- a CDS encoding alpha/beta hydrolase, with the protein product MPIGYIITIVIIGVCTFTALIRATRLGILAFYVSVVINEIPHLAALFLVLSTALALVEGDLQGTGGTILLIIAAFELVGLLELTRRSIRAHAVVNTVAADHGATIGGGGVRLWLRPLVFPVPRRPGNVTRIGGLSYGEHPKQRLDVYRHRNSERTGPVLVYFHGGGYSSGTNRNEGRVLLHRLAAQGWTCISANYRLRPEAGFDDHLADARSVLQWAHSNAGIHGGDVSKIVMAGSSAGAHMTALTVLTPPKPLSPPPYSTSCSESADAEVVPPIAAAVCLYPWIGRYFGRSEDESQPSTPLALDPSNAPPMFIAHVHRPRRSRFLGSDRSGSRVPQACARRVIERDLVCRTARCPACLRRSAFLAQCLHRRRDRRVPASHRRSR
- a CDS encoding class I SAM-dependent methyltransferase, with the translated sequence MSDFTWDPDTYLDVMAEEIPDYRRLQAELAAAVATADPRTILDLGVGSGLTAHRVLESLPEAHIHGIDESEEMLTGAAQVLDPNRSTLSHGRLQDPLPNGPFDLVMSTLAVHHLDGEGKADLFSRIARVLVAGGRFVLADLIVPADPADVVTPIDGVIDVPSSLADQLEWLSAAGFSTRVTWQHRDLAVVAADMVD
- a CDS encoding phosphodiester glycosidase family protein, producing the protein MSSRILPSSSNAAFTRSFVLVLAVIAALLAPGTMGPGGLLATSVPASAAPPSDEDLGKDGSVLRSSETKRVAPGLEVTDFSRLEDGGWNNGNVLTADLTTDSLSLDVRDTGTVAGHATTSEIMKGGKNGAKAVAAVNGTFFDINHSYAPIYTSVSRNGMRIGSQTPKPAFTLADKKAAVTMLSAAGTLTADGEEKDLGGLNNPNLSSDAIGVYNEAWGDYSLNRPVGGPDVMAEEIARVTVVDGTVTKSSGMIEEAGDPDVPENGQVLLGRDSGAKTLSEFEVGDEVEIEIGPSEDVDLGIGGSHQVLKDGEVPDMGKDSLVTTAHPRTAVGISKDGSELFVTTIDGRSESSGGMSLDDMGEFFSDIGAHNAINLDGGGSTTMLAREAGADAPALQNDPSDGEERSVGNALVFYSDAPAQTINDAQIEPDVEGESSVFKGLHRSLTGTALGANLEPIAASGSFSAEGGVSLADADEDTARVAGDSTGTGRVSYQVGGHTARQELRVLGEAIGLQPSTRAINLEKTGASEKVRVQGFDSEGRRALIEPRDIDIETSEGLSTEDDGTGGFVVTAEGDSPTGSIALTVGEATTTIPVTVGTESTEVLDFSDLSAFTDASDRATGSFTAGEPTDDGKPSIDLSYDFTTSSATRGYYLVPKEPVPIEGNTLAFEMMIRGDGSGAWPRLQVKTADGTTTNIDGDHLTFDGWQKVRFTVPAGLSQPLSLERIRFMETRSAEKYMGEISIADLRAVSTPQTDDPTTQAIHDPALLSTGSVTGRPQQVAVMSDAQFVATDPDSGSVEGARRTLREIRRADPDLLVINGDFVDEASPADFELAESIIADEWTEDIPYIYVPGNHEIMGGEIENFESAFGSPTTARTVGRTKVLTLNSSAGSLHGSDSEQLRALEDALAEVDESDHLTGITVFFHHPPQDPLPSKTSQLGDRREAAELEKKLGEFRESSGKSAAVINGHVGVFHGAAVEGVSYLINGNSGKNPAGTPATGGFTGWTMLGIDPGVGEVGDNPSTADRVGWLAAETRPQVDSISVDAPTSMVTGQSADISAEFTQGERTVPVGWPATAQWGGDGVVIDAGAEADMQKATGAKVHAEAAGSSAPEAASEVIRINPATGEITAENPGTAVVEVTVNGKTAKTTVEVAGDGPPTGPGDDKGDEDAEGSDNGADEDGASAGSEDGTSAASDASDDGGDEANGSGSADSSDSEVSAGGSDDGSSSDDGSDQSGNRDGSASDGSAASGNADPGSNSDGSGDGGGDLPRTGGPVLLTAAVGALLVIGGLVIARFARARLGGRSGNRH
- the selD gene encoding selenide, water dikinase SelD yields the protein MTATQERLTSFAHGGGCACKIPPGELEEAVKGLTGQPGADVLVGLDDGDDASAVRVRDDLAVLSTADFFTPVVDDAYDWGRIAAANALSDIYAMGGTPITAINLVGWPREKLPMELLTEVLRGGLDVAAQAKCPVAGGHSIDDPEPKYGMAVTGIARPDELMRNDSAEVGLPLTLTKPIGVGILNNRHKQTGEYFAEAVATMTALNRDAAQAAVAAGVRAATDVTGFGLLGHLFKMCRASGVGAVIDAAAVPRLGGVDQSIADGYVSGGTRRNLDWVRPSLTADDSVSEDDLLLLADAQTSGGLLVVGEIPGQPIIGEIVVGSGVHVR
- the nrfD gene encoding NrfD/PsrC family molybdoenzyme membrane anchor subunit, producing MSTSEYDSYRPPELDRGRKKRRRGGRPGGRGGGQGWKNRGADGNREMPMVEDVEFSSYYGRAIVKAPPWGDEIALYLFLGGLAGGSSLLGLGAQFSDRPGLRIATRLTAITATGVGGAALVADLGRPERFLNMMRVFKVSSPMSLGTWILSGFGVGSGVLAAIEVDRLTGLRLPLGPLRRILHAFETPAALESALFATPLAAYTGALLGDTAVPTWNAAGRNGLSYVFVSSAAVAAGGTAMALAPVRETGPARLLALVGAAGEAITMDRMKKGMHPAEVDPLEEGEPGHKLHRAEKLLIAGAIGTAAAEVGARVFAKKLGKGAGWKTRAALRAVSAVSGAALAAASAYTRFGVLEAGIESTKDPRHVVEPQRARLEERRARGITGDSITTGV